One window of Mesorhizobium sp. PAMC28654 genomic DNA carries:
- a CDS encoding methyltransferase family protein — MISRLILQTCVWFGVMGALLFLSAGTLHWPGAWVFLVVMIGLSLIMGVALARRDPGLMNERLSPPIQKNQTAADKVLLSVLLLGMFAWQVLMGLDFRFGWSPVPVWGQVVGALVLLLGIWICYLTMLENSFAAPVVKIQAERGQRVITTGPYSLVRHPMYGGAILFFAGTALLLGSWWGLVSVLVFVVLLAIRTFIEEATLRTGLQGYDDYAAHVRYRLIPRVW; from the coding sequence ATGATTTCGAGGTTGATTCTTCAGACGTGCGTGTGGTTCGGCGTCATGGGCGCCTTGCTCTTCCTGTCGGCTGGTACGCTGCACTGGCCGGGAGCCTGGGTGTTCCTCGTGGTGATGATCGGCCTCAGCCTTATCATGGGCGTGGCCCTGGCCCGGCGCGACCCGGGCCTGATGAATGAGCGGCTGAGCCCTCCCATCCAGAAGAACCAGACCGCGGCCGACAAGGTCCTGCTGAGCGTGCTGCTGCTTGGCATGTTCGCCTGGCAGGTCCTCATGGGGCTCGACTTCCGTTTCGGCTGGTCACCGGTTCCAGTGTGGGGGCAGGTGGTCGGCGCGCTGGTGCTGCTGCTTGGAATCTGGATCTGCTATCTGACGATGCTGGAGAACAGTTTCGCGGCGCCCGTCGTGAAGATCCAGGCCGAACGCGGTCAACGCGTGATCACCACGGGTCCCTACAGCCTCGTGCGCCATCCGATGTATGGCGGCGCCATTCTCTTCTTCGCCGGCACGGCACTTCTGCTTGGCTCCTGGTGGGGGCTGGTATCGGTGCTGGTGTTCGTCGTTCTCCTGGCTATCCGCACATTCATCGAAGAAGCAACGCTTCGGACTGGCCTGCAAGGCTATGACGACTATGCGGCCCATGTCCGTTATCGCCTGATTCCGCGGGTCTGGTAG
- a CDS encoding HpcH/HpaI aldolase/citrate lyase family protein, producing the protein MRSLLFVPGDSEKKLEKGFGAGADVVIVDLEDSVAPQNKVMARDIAARFIIEHRQQTSSAIYVRVNDLSTGLTDDDLAALVVARPDGIMLPKSNSGQDVQHLSAKLRVREAENGLADGAIRIVPIITETAAGVLAAATYARASARVAGITWGAEDLSAAIGARAARDERGRYTDVFRFARTMTLLAASAAEVAAIDTVFPNFRDMAAFEAECAEAERDGFTGKMAIHPAQVPVINAAFTPSAEAIAHSAAVVDAFEAAGNPGVVGIDGKMYDRPHLRLAERLLARARASGISA; encoded by the coding sequence GTGCGTTCGCTGCTGTTTGTCCCCGGCGATTCGGAAAAGAAGCTGGAAAAGGGTTTTGGCGCGGGCGCGGACGTTGTCATCGTCGACCTCGAGGATTCCGTCGCGCCGCAAAACAAGGTCATGGCGCGCGACATCGCGGCGCGCTTCATCATCGAGCACAGGCAACAAACCAGTTCGGCGATCTATGTGCGGGTCAATGATCTGTCGACAGGGCTGACTGACGATGATCTGGCCGCGCTGGTTGTGGCAAGGCCAGACGGCATCATGCTGCCGAAGTCGAACAGCGGTCAGGATGTGCAGCATCTGTCGGCAAAGCTCAGGGTTCGCGAGGCCGAAAACGGCTTGGCCGACGGTGCGATCAGAATCGTGCCGATCATCACCGAGACGGCGGCGGGCGTGCTGGCGGCCGCGACCTATGCCAGGGCAAGCGCGCGGGTGGCCGGCATCACCTGGGGGGCGGAAGATCTTTCGGCGGCGATTGGCGCACGCGCGGCGCGCGACGAACGCGGCCGCTACACCGATGTGTTCCGTTTCGCCCGCACCATGACCCTGCTCGCGGCAAGCGCGGCGGAGGTCGCCGCCATCGACACGGTGTTCCCGAATTTTCGCGACATGGCCGCCTTCGAAGCTGAATGCGCCGAGGCCGAGCGCGACGGCTTTACCGGCAAGATGGCGATCCACCCGGCGCAGGTGCCGGTCATCAACGCGGCCTTCACACCGTCGGCCGAGGCCATCGCGCATTCGGCCGCCGTGGTCGATGCGTTCGAGGCAGCCGGAAATCCCGGCGTCGTCGGCATCGATGGCAAGATGTACGATCGGCCGCATCTCAGACTGGCGGAGCGGCTTCTGGCTCGAGCCCGGGCGTCGGGAATTTCCGCCTGA
- a CDS encoding MaoC family dehydratase, with amino-acid sequence MAGLYLDEFVVGHVFQHTLRKTVTESDNMLFSVMTLNPQPLHIDFDFAAKSEWGKPLVNSLFTLGLMIGISVNDITMGTTIANLGMKETVFPHPVFHGDTIRVETTIISVRESKSKPDRGIVELEHRAYNQHGDLVAKCTRQAMMMKKAA; translated from the coding sequence ATGGCTGGCCTTTACCTGGATGAATTTGTCGTCGGCCATGTCTTCCAGCACACGCTGCGCAAAACAGTCACCGAAAGCGACAACATGCTGTTCTCGGTCATGACGCTGAACCCGCAGCCGCTTCACATCGACTTCGATTTCGCCGCCAAGAGCGAATGGGGCAAGCCGCTGGTCAATTCGCTGTTCACGCTCGGCCTGATGATCGGCATTTCGGTGAACGACATCACCATGGGCACCACGATCGCCAATCTCGGCATGAAGGAAACGGTGTTTCCCCATCCGGTCTTCCATGGCGATACGATCCGCGTCGAGACCACGATCATCTCGGTCCGCGAGTCGAAATCGAAGCCGGATCGCGGCATCGTCGAACTGGAACACCGCGCCTACAACCAGCATGGCGATCTCGTCGCCAAATGCACGAGGCAGGCCATGATGATGAAGAAGGCGGCCTGA